One Ctenopharyngodon idella isolate HZGC_01 chromosome 9, HZGC01, whole genome shotgun sequence DNA window includes the following coding sequences:
- the slc38a11 gene encoding putative sodium-coupled neutral amino acid transporter 11: MENHKGEKSGTVQQMDNDRDCLLSSHKDTGKSGTSSLSSASFNFINSIIGSGIIGLPYSLSQAGLPMGLLLLFLVAFITDYSIILLVRGGNLSGTHSYQSLVQSTFGQIGYLIVSALQFLYPFIAMISYNIITGDTLTKVFMRIQGVGPGNILTERHFVILMSTLLFTLPLSLYRDIAKLGKVSLLSMLLTFAILITVVVRAATLGPQIPASDGAWVFARWNAIQAVAVMSFAFICHHNSFMIYGSLQEPTLSSWSLVTHVSVGSAVLFSAVFAAAGYATFTGYTQGDIFENYCRNDNLATFGRFCYGVSIITTFPLECFVTREVISNVFFKGELSNTAHVIITLVIISATTAISLSYDCLGIVLELNGVLSAIPLMFIFPAACFLKLSEGRWFRGENLIPSIILVAGVCVMIIGLIMMVLFPQDCSHGAELFYCTVSNTSVPSTTSQSSVQFINATQNVSIF; this comes from the exons ATGGAAAACCACAAAGGAGAGAAAAGTGGCACAGTTCAACAG ATGGACAATGACAGGGATTGTTTGTTGTCCTCACATAAGGACACAGGGAAAAGTGGAACTAGCTCATTGTCTTCTGCCTCATTTAATTTCATCAATTCCATTATAGGATCCGGAATTATAg GTTTGCCATATTCTTTGAGTCAGGCTGGTCTCCCAATGGGTCTTCTGCTGCTTTTTCTGGTTGCCTTCATCACAG ATTACTCCATCATTCTCCTGGTCAGAGGAGGGAATCTGTCTGGCACTCACAGTTATCAGTCTCTGGTTCAAAGCACATTTGGCCAGATAGGATATTTGATCGTGTCAGCACTGCAGTTTCTGTACCCATTCATCG CAATGATCAGCTACAACATAATCACAGGTGATACACTGACCAAAGTGTTTATGAGAATCCAAGGAG ttgGTCCCGGAAACATTCTTACAGAGAGACATTTTGTCATTCTGATGTCTACTCTTCTATTCACACTGCCCCTGTCTCTCTATAGAGATATAGCAAAGCTGGGAAAG GTATCTTTATTGTCGATGCTCTTGACTTTTGCCATCCTCATCACAGTGGTCGTGAGAGCAGCGACATTAGGACCACAGAT ACCTGCTTCAGATGGTGCATGGGTGTTTGCACGGTGGAATGCAATTCAGGCAGTTGCTGTCATGTCTTTTG cttttatcTGCCACCATAACAGCTTCATGATCTACGGGTCGCTGCAGGAGCCCACGTTGAGCAGCTGGTCTCTTGTCACGCATGTATCTGTGGGCTCAGCCGTGCTGTTCAGTGCTGTCTTTGCTGCTGCAGGTTATGCAACTTTTACTGGTTATACACAAG GTGATATATTTGAGAACTACTGCAGGAATGACAACTTGGCTACATTCGGTCGATTCTGCTACGGTGTCAGTATAATCACCACATTCCCTCTGGAGTGCTTTGTAACCCGTGAG GTGATCTCCAATGTCTTTTTTAAAGGAGAACTCAGTAACACCGCCCATGTCATCATTACCTTGGTGATCATATCAGCAACGACTGCCATATCCCTCTCTTATGACTGTCTGGGTATTGTACTGGAACTAAAT GGTGTTTTGAGTGCTATACCCCTCATGTTCATCTTCCCCGCCGCCTGCTTTCTGAAGCTCTCGGAGGGCCGATGGTTTCGTGGGGAAAACCTCATTCCCAGCATCATCCTGGTGGCGGGTGTTTGTGTTATGATAATCGGCTTAATCATGATGGTGCTCTTCCCTCAGGACTGTTCACACGGAGCAGAGTTGTTCTACTGCACCGTCTCCAACACCTCCGTTCCCAGCACCACTTCACAGAGCAGTGTGCAGTTTATTAACGCCACACAGAATGTCAGCATTTTCTGA